The Ovis aries strain OAR_USU_Benz2616 breed Rambouillet chromosome 11, ARS-UI_Ramb_v3.0, whole genome shotgun sequence genome window below encodes:
- the AIPL1 gene encoding aryl-hydrocarbon-interacting protein-like 1 isoform X1: MDATLLLNVEGIKKTILHGGTGDLPNFITGARVTFHFRTMKCDEERTVIDDSKQVGHPMHIIIGNMFKLEVWEILLTSMRVSEVAEFWCDTIHTGVYPILSRSLRQMAEGKDPTEWHVHTCGLANMFAYHTLGYEDLDELQKEPQPLIFIIELLQRETWNLNNHEKMQAVPILHGEGNRLFKLGRYEEASSKYQEAIVCLRNLQTKEKPWEVQWLKLEKMINTLILNYCQCLLKKEEYYEVLEHTSDILRHHPGGRGAVRWAGQCGRGRVQSRPRVRSHMHRPL, encoded by the exons ATGGACGCCACTCTGCTCCTGAATGTGGAAGGGATCAAGAAAACCATTCTGCACGGGGGcacaggggatctccccaacttcATTACTGGAGCGCGA GTGACCTTTCATTTCCGAACCATGAAATGTGACGAGGAGCGGACGGTGATAGACGACAGCAAGCAGGTGGGCCACCCCATGCACATCATCATTGGgaacatgttcaagctggaggTCTGGGAGATCTTGCTGACGTCCATGCGGGTCAGCGAGGTGGCCGAGTTCTGGTGCGACACCATT CACACAGGGGTCTACCCCATCCTGTCCCGGAGCCTGCGGCAGATGGCGGAGGGTAAGGACCCCACGGAGTGGCACGTGCACACGTGCGGCTTGGCCAACATGTTTGCTTACCACACGCTGGGCTACGAGGATCTGGATGAGCTGCAGAAGGAGCCTCAGCCACTGATCTTCATAATCGAGTTGCTGCAG AGGGAGACCTGGAACCTGAATAACCATGAGAAGATGCAGGCGGTGCCCATcctccatggagaaggaaaccgGCTCTTCAAGCTGGGCCGCTACGAGGAGGCCTCCAGCAAGTACCAGGAAGCCATCGTCTGCCTGAGGAACCTGCAGACCAAG GAGAAACCCTGGGAGGTGCAGTGGCTGAAGCTGGAGAAGATGATCAACACGCTGATCCTGAACTACTGCCAGTGTCTGCTGAAGAAGGAGGAGTACTACGAGGTGCTGGAACACACTAGCGACATCCTCCGGCACCACCCAGGTGGGCGGGGCGCGGTGAGGTGGGCGGGGCAGTGTGGGCGGGGCAGGGTCCAATCCCGCCCACGGGTCCGAAGTCACATGCACAGACCTTTGTAG
- the PIMREG gene encoding protein PIMREG has protein sequence MASRWPAVGASLRRRSLQNQERLEESEALQPVAGHLDTSSGALGSLRRQFQRRLPLRAVSLNLGVGPSWKRLETPEPGQQGLQAAARSAKSTLGAMSQRIQESCQSGTKWLVETQVKARRRKRGAQKGSSPPARSLSQRSTRLSVAAPAHSTLDPREKEYHPLSVQMGPHAHPWQRSRREAAFRSPYSSAEPLCSPSESDSDLEPVGAGIRHLQKVSQELDEAIAAEDSGDMTVSLIRD, from the exons ATGGCTTCTCGGTGGCCagctgtgggggcttccctgcgtCGGAGGTCTCTCCAGAACCAGGAACGGTTGGAGGAGAGCGAGGCCCTGCAGCCTGTAGCCGGCCACCTGGACACCTCCAGCGGGGCCCTGGGCTCCCTGCGCAGACAGTTCCAGAGGCGGCTGCCCCTGAGAGCAGTCAGCCTCAACCTCGGGGTGGGCCCCTCCTGGAAACGCCTGGAAACCCCAGAGCCAGGGCAGCAGGGCCTCCAGGCTGCAGCTCGCTCAGCTAAGAGCACCTTGGGTGCCATGTCCCAG AGGATCCAGGAGTCCTGCCAAAGTGGCACCAAGTGGCTGGTGGAAACCCAGGTGAAagccaggaggaggaagagaggggccCAGAAGGGCAGTAGCCCCCCAGCTCGCAGCCTGAGCCAGAGGAGCACCCGGCTATCTGTGGCTGCCCCTGCCCACTCAACCCTGGACCCCCGGGAGAAAGAGTACCACCCCCTGTCTGTCCAGATGGGCCCCCATGCCCACCCTTGGCAACGGTCCAGAAGGGAGGCTGCCTTCCGGAGCCCCTACTCCTCGGCAGAGCCCCTCTGCTCCCCTAG TGAGTCCGACAGTGACCTGGAGCCCGTGGGGGCAGGAATCCGGCATCTCCAAAAGGTGTCCCAAGAGCTAGATGAGGCCATCGCAGCAGAGGACAG TGGCGACATGACTGTTTCTCTCATCCGAGACTGA
- the AIPL1 gene encoding aryl-hydrocarbon-interacting protein-like 1 isoform X2: MDATLLLNVEGIKKTILHGGTGDLPNFITGARVTFHFRTMKCDEERTVIDDSKQVGHPMHIIIGNMFKLEVWEILLTSMRVSEVAEFWCDTIHTGVYPILSRSLRQMAEGKDPTEWHVHTCGLANMFAYHTLGYEDLDELQKEPQPLIFIIELLQVEAPSQYQRETWNLNNHEKMQAVPILHGEGNRLFKLGRYEEASSKYQEAIVCLRNLQTKEKPWEVQWLKLEKMINTLILNYCQCLLKKEEYYEVLEHTSDILRHHPGGRGAVRWAGQCGRGRVQSRPRVRSHMHRPL, encoded by the exons ATGGACGCCACTCTGCTCCTGAATGTGGAAGGGATCAAGAAAACCATTCTGCACGGGGGcacaggggatctccccaacttcATTACTGGAGCGCGA GTGACCTTTCATTTCCGAACCATGAAATGTGACGAGGAGCGGACGGTGATAGACGACAGCAAGCAGGTGGGCCACCCCATGCACATCATCATTGGgaacatgttcaagctggaggTCTGGGAGATCTTGCTGACGTCCATGCGGGTCAGCGAGGTGGCCGAGTTCTGGTGCGACACCATT CACACAGGGGTCTACCCCATCCTGTCCCGGAGCCTGCGGCAGATGGCGGAGGGTAAGGACCCCACGGAGTGGCACGTGCACACGTGCGGCTTGGCCAACATGTTTGCTTACCACACGCTGGGCTACGAGGATCTGGATGAGCTGCAGAAGGAGCCTCAGCCACTGATCTTCATAATCGAGTTGCTGCAG GTCGAGGCCCCGAGCCAGTACCAGAGGGAGACCTGGAACCTGAATAACCATGAGAAGATGCAGGCGGTGCCCATcctccatggagaaggaaaccgGCTCTTCAAGCTGGGCCGCTACGAGGAGGCCTCCAGCAAGTACCAGGAAGCCATCGTCTGCCTGAGGAACCTGCAGACCAAG GAGAAACCCTGGGAGGTGCAGTGGCTGAAGCTGGAGAAGATGATCAACACGCTGATCCTGAACTACTGCCAGTGTCTGCTGAAGAAGGAGGAGTACTACGAGGTGCTGGAACACACTAGCGACATCCTCCGGCACCACCCAGGTGGGCGGGGCGCGGTGAGGTGGGCGGGGCAGTGTGGGCGGGGCAGGGTCCAATCCCGCCCACGGGTCCGAAGTCACATGCACAGACCTTTGTAG